In the Solanum pennellii chromosome 5, SPENNV200 genome, one interval contains:
- the LOC107018894 gene encoding uncharacterized protein LOC107018894, whose product MSFASTENCIPVWRQILNSTLLVLRSHSLHFHALSIMFLWPIIFSLIVYPSFYLAFFHPDYNFIISTQFSISSFEIFVTMVCALFFALFFLCSIATITYSTVQAYKNRPMNLISSIKSIRSSFFPLLSTFIVSHAIFISVIIIIALVFVVLLQILKDLGLIELQNDSNHFWFLFILVIVPVLLWLQVNWSLAYAIAAVESKWGFETLRRSAYLVKGMRWVAFWTHLFYGLSLGAMVIGSNVVFVILGVGKGDHWRSFSVTSQVVQCTVLGTLGMNQFLVLNAVLYMYCKDLEGEKLSFEDVSVPLDEDEKNHNIV is encoded by the coding sequence ATGTCGTTTGCTTCGACAGAAAATTGTATCCCGGTATGGAGACAGATCCTAAATTCAACGTTGCTCGTACTCAGATCTCATTCTCTCCATTTCCATGCACTTTCAATCATGTTCCTGTGGCctataattttctctttaattgTATATCCTTCTTTCTATCTCGCCTTCTTTCATCCCGATtataatttcatcatttcaacTCAGTTTTCCATTTCCAGTTTCGAAATTTTTGTAACCATGGTGTGCGCTCTGTTTTTTGCCCTGTTTTTCCTCTGTTCCATAGCCACAATTACATATAGCACCGTTCAAGCGTACAAGAATAGACCGATGAACCTCATATCGTCGATTAAATCTATCAGAAGTTCTTTCTTCCCCCTTCTCTCCACCTTCATCGTTTCTCATGCCATATTCATTTCAGTTATTATCATTATTGCccttgtttttgttgttttactCCAAATTCTTAAAGATCTCGGGTTGATTGAACTCCAAAACGACTCGAATCACTTCTGGTTTTTGTTCATTCTCGTGATCGTACCAGTACTGCTATGGCTACAGGTGAACTGGTCATTAGCTTATGCGATAGCAGCGGTTGAATCCAAATGGGGATTCGAAACGCTGAGGAGAAGTGCGTATTTGGTGAAAGGGATGAGATGGGTAGCTTTCTGGACACATTTGTTCTACGGGCTATCGTTGGGAGCAATGGTGATTGGGAGTAACGTCGTTTTTGTGATTTTGGGTGTGGGAAAGGGTGATCATTGGCGGAGTTTTTCTGTGACATCACAAGTCGTGCAGTGTACAGTGCTGGGAACTTTGGGAATGAATCAGTTTCTTGTATTAAATGCGGTATTGTATATGTATTGCAAGGACTTGGAAGGCGAAAAATTGTCATTCGAAGATGTATCAGTGCCATTGGACGAGGACGAAAAGAATCATAATATTGTGTAG
- the LOC107018893 gene encoding uncharacterized protein LOC107018893, with product MNTSTENGCNLWSEIIESSRTTFKSHARHFHAISIPFLFPIILSLIVYPSFELAIFHPDYHFTCYAQLQFPQLFAISSFETILLVLYALFLTFFFICGVGTTTYSVVQVIYDRPINVVSSIKSMRNSFFPLLSTFIVSQTIFISFTLLFALILVFVVRILQSLGLIELKSNSDHLLFLVIFWLIVIVPILIWLQVNWSLAYVITVVESNKGYETLRRSAKLVKGERWVALKILTYYGSVIVYNVVWYAMFLAKRETWRSFAGILVTVCNSAMGYILMNQYLVANVVLYMHCKELNDEKLMSKTAAGEYVSLSVEEEETNHDAV from the coding sequence ATGAATACTTCAACCGAAAATGGCTGTAACTTATGGAGTGAAATCATTGAATCAAGCAGAACAACATTCAAATCTCATGCTCGCCATTTTCATGCTATTTCAATCCCATTCCTCTTCCCTATCATTCTCTCTCTAATTGTATATCCTTCTTTCGAACTTGCCATATTTCACCCCGATTATCATTTCACTTGCTATGCTCAACTTCAATTTCCTCAACTTTTCGCAATTTCAAGTTTCGAAACTATTCTACTTGTACTGTATGCTCTGTTTTTGACATTCTTTTTCATCTGTGGAGTAGGCACTACTACATATAGCGTTGTTCAAGTGATCTATGATAGACCGATCAACGTTGTTTCGTCTATTAAATCTATGAGAAATTCATTCTTCCCTCTTCTCTCCACCTTCATTGTTTCGCAaaccattttcatttcattcactCTTCTTTTCGCCCTGATTTTGGTGTTTGTAGTGCGAATTCTACAATCTCTTGGACTAATTGAGCTCAAATCAAACTCCGATCACTTGttatttttggttattttcTGGTTAATCGTGATTGTACCGATTCTGATTTGGCTGCAAGTGAACTGGTCTTTAGCTTATGTGATAACAGTAGTTGAATCGAATAAAGGTTACGAGACACTAAGGAGAAGTGCGAAGTTAGTAAAAGGGGAGAGATGGGTAGCTTTGAAGATTCTTACGTATTATGGGAGTGTGATTGTATATAACGTGGTTTGGTATGCCATGTTTTTAGCGAAACGTGAAACATGGAGGAGCTTCGCGGGAATACTGGTGACTGTGTGTAATTCGGCGATGGGATATATACTGATGAATCAGTATCTTGTGGCGAACGTGGTGTTGTATATGCACTGCAAGGAATTgaatgatgagaaattgatgTCGAAAACTGCTGCTGGAGAATACGTTTCCCTGTCCGTTGAAGAAGAGGAGACGAATCATGATGCTGTGTAG
- the LOC107018769 gene encoding uncharacterized protein LOC107018769: MNTSSENGCSLWNEIIESTRTIFRSHVRHFHAISILFLFPIILSLILYPSFELAIFHPDYHFTSHAQLQFPQLFAISSFETILLVLYALFLTFFFICGVGTTTYSAVQVIYDRPINVVSSIKSMRNSFFPLLSTFIVSQSIFISITLLFALILVFVVRILQSLELIELKSNSDHLLFLVIFLLIVIVPILIWLQVNWCLAYVITVVESKKGYETLRRSAKLVKGERWVALKILMYYGTVIVWMVVWCAMILARGETWRILLTACTSVMGYILMNQYLVANVVLYMHCKELNDEKLMPETAAGEYVSLPVEEEEKNHDVV; this comes from the coding sequence ATGAATACTTCATCAGAAAATGGCTGTAGCTTATGGAATGAAATCATTGAATCAACCAGAACAATATTCAGATCTCATGTTCGCCATTTTCATGCTATTTCAATCCTATTCCTCTTCCCTATCATTCTCTCTCTAATTCTATATCCTTCTTTCGAACTTGCCATATTTCACCCCGATTATCATTTCACTAGCCATGCTCAACTTCAATTTCCTCAACTTTTCGCAATTTCAAGTTTCGAAACTATTCTACTTGTACTGTATGCTCTGTTTTTGACATTCTTTTTCATCTGTGGAGTTGGCACTACTACATATAGCGCGGTTCAAGTGATCTACGATAGACCGATCAACGTCGTTTCGTCTATTAAATCTATGAGAAATTCCTTCTTCCCTCTTCTCTCCACTTTCATTGTTTCGCAATCAATTTTCATTTCAATCACTCTTCTTTTCGCCCTGATTTTGGTGTTTGTAGTGCGAATTCTTCAATCTCTTGAACTAATTGAGCTCAAATCAAACTCGGATCACTTGttatttttggttattttcTTGTTGATCGTGATTGTACCGATTCTGATTTGGCTACAAGTGAACTGGTGTTTAGCTTATGTGATAACAGTAGTTGAATCGAAGAAGGGTTACGAGACACTAAGGAGAAGTGCGAAGTTGGTAAAGGGGGAGAGATGGGTAGCTTTGAAGATTCTTATGTATTACGGGACTGTGATTGTATGGATGGTGGTTTGGTGTGCCATGATTTTAGCCAGAGGCGAAACGTGGAGGATACTGCTCACTGCGTGTACTTCGGTGATGGGATATATACTGATGAATCAGTATCTTGTGGCGAACGTGGTGTTGTATATGCACTGCAAGGAATTAAACGATGAGAAATTGATGCCGGAAACTGCTGCTGGAGAATACGTTTCCCTGCCTGTTGAAGAAGAGGAGAAGAATCATGATGTTGTGTAG